CGTGTCTGCCTCAGATCAAGTTGGAGACTACTTTGATCTAACTAATCAAAATAAGAGATTGGCTGAAGAAAATGCCCGACTTCGTCAGCGATTATTAAATCTTACGGACTCTGTTTTTATGGCGGAGTTACTTTTAGACTCTAGTCATTTGGGAGTCAAGGCCAAGGTCATCGACAATTCACTTTTTTTCAGAAACAACTATTTAACTATAAACAAAGGCTCAATACACGGCGTGGAGTCTGGCATGGGTGTGGTTGGACCTGATGGGATAGTTGGTCAGGTGTTAAATACAACAGAAAACTACGCAACTATCACTTCAATCTTGCATGGCAAATCCATGGTTTCTGCCAATCACATGCCAACAGGCACCTTGTGCTCTGTAGTATGGAAGGGTGAAGACCCTCTTTATGCAAACCTAGAATACTTACCAAGACATATTTCAATTGCTCCTGGTGATTTAATTAGTACATCAGGTTTTAATTCTACCTATCCAGAGGATGAAATGATAGGAGTAGTGACAGAAGTTCATCTGGAAGATGACGCTACTTTTTATGATGTGAAGATTAAATTGGCCACAAACTTCTATTCACTTACGCATGTGTACTTGCTTTATTTGACAGGGCAGGAAGAAATTGATTCATTAAACTCAGAACTCAGATATGAATAGGTTTAATGTCTTTAGTGGGTTGTTTAGGACGATTTTGCTCATTCTTGCGCAGGTGATACTATTCAAGAATCTTGTGCTATTCGATAGCGCTTTTTGTTTTGCCTATGTATTGATATTCTTAATGCTACCGATGGATACTAATCCGATAGTGCAACTATTGGTTGGGTTTGTCGTGGGGATAATTATAGATGCATTTTACAATACATTAGGTATCCACGCAGCGGCTAGTGTACTTGTAGTATATCTGAGAATATACTGGTCTAGAGTGATGACCCCTAGTGGGGGATACGATTCAGGCCCTAAAATTAATGTAAGAACACAAGGGATAGGGTGGTTTTTAACCTATACCTATCCATTGATACTTGTTCATGCATTGCTTTTGCTTTTCATTGAGGCCTCTGGTTTTGGTTTGTTTTGGCAGACGCTGACCAAAGTTTTTTATAGCTCTGTCTTTACAACGGTCATCATTTTGATCATCCAGTATTTATTTTATAAAAAAATGAAATAGGATGAATGAGGATAGAAAATATATTGTG
The sequence above is drawn from the Reichenbachiella sp. genome and encodes:
- the mreC gene encoding rod shape-determining protein MreC, which gives rise to MERLLQFLYKYRTFILLLVLEGICFWIIVNSNIYHGAKYFTSSNRLVATIVSASDQVGDYFDLTNQNKRLAEENARLRQRLLNLTDSVFMAELLLDSSHLGVKAKVIDNSLFFRNNYLTINKGSIHGVESGMGVVGPDGIVGQVLNTTENYATITSILHGKSMVSANHMPTGTLCSVVWKGEDPLYANLEYLPRHISIAPGDLISTSGFNSTYPEDEMIGVVTEVHLEDDATFYDVKIKLATNFYSLTHVYLLYLTGQEEIDSLNSELRYE
- a CDS encoding Rod shape-determining protein MreD, translated to MNRFNVFSGLFRTILLILAQVILFKNLVLFDSAFCFAYVLIFLMLPMDTNPIVQLLVGFVVGIIIDAFYNTLGIHAAASVLVVYLRIYWSRVMTPSGGYDSGPKINVRTQGIGWFLTYTYPLILVHALLLLFIEASGFGLFWQTLTKVFYSSVFTTVIILIIQYLFYKKMK